One stretch of Clupea harengus chromosome 2, Ch_v2.0.2, whole genome shotgun sequence DNA includes these proteins:
- the LOC105912668 gene encoding collagen alpha-2(VI) chain-like, translating into MTVSQVVLVLGLLWVSTNAQVRGPRPWPPQGIEPDPDTTVPDPSVPCCHKEIMCPINVFFVLDTSESVALLEKPPGSVVASIKEFTKYFAVRLKDETYTNGVQLSWTMGGLHFSQNNKVFSRITSREEFLRNVNSITYFGKGSYIDCALNNMTEEIARHPFPMKTVNFGVVVTDGYETGNHCGGIKMAAERAKDHGTQLFSVAVSGTKAEAGLQLIASSPVELFRDDYVAVDLPQSANVNMPTIERIIKAMKHRAYQECFKPKCVEHDGPPGPKGFRGAKGQKGGIGVPGSKGGDGRAGDPGLEGPIGPPGPKGETGAIGDKGDIGDQGGKGTVGLPGRNGTDGQKGKIGRIGAPGCKGDPGDKGSDGYPGDGGDPGPGGTVGAKGDSGRQGRLGPPGPPGDVGPKGEGGVPGTQGFPGTKGSRGGPGGGGPVGEKGKRGITGAKGTEGRVGPKGDKGEAGPEGTRGSTGPVGSKGAKGHPGLGGPRGQPGETGTPGIQGSAGDPGDEGPRGTVGPPGPRGDRGRDGFSYPGSRGPTGDQGEKGRRGQRGSRGDCGAKGDPGTKGGKGETGKPGLLGQSGRRGPSGETGSPGGSGPEGDPGLNDCDVMSYIRETCGCCDCEKHCGALDIVFVIDSSESVGLTNFTLEKHFVINTMNKLGSMATDPKSPTGTRVGVVQYSHNGTFEAIHLNDPNINSLSALKKAIKELKWIAGGTWTPSALKYAYDTLIRNGKREGARVTAVVITDGRYDPKDQPGLLRSLCQDPSVDVMAVGIGDMFNVPGQDETLVSITCDRPQRVRNMTRYTDLVAEEFIQEVETVLCPDPVIVCPDLPCQKEIAVAPCADRPADLVFLVDGSERLGQDDFDRVRAFIEKVARRLPLAQDASDTMRSRVAVMQYGQANQHEMTSGFTHDLSVLTKRLEGMRYLDASSDVTSAITHAVSNVLFSERVRQTRREAEVNFVFVTDGVTTTEGLKEVLGVMRKEQVVPMVVAMGNEVDKDVVMELAFRDHNAVFQGPDYTHLSKQNFFDRFFRWVC; encoded by the exons ATGACTGTAAGCCAGGTGGTCCTGGTGTTGGGGTTACTGTGGGTCAGCACCAACGCACAGGTCAGAGGCCCGCGTCCGTGGCCCCCGCAGGGAATCGAGCCGGATCCAGACACAACTGTTCCCGACCCATCAGTCCCGTGTTGTCATA AAGAAATCATGTGTCCGATCAACGTGTTCTTCGTCTTGGACACTTCCGAGTCCGTGGCGTTGCTGGAGAAGCCCCCTGGCAGCGTGGTGGCGAGTATCAAAGAGTTCACCAAGTACTTCGCCGTGCGACTGAAGGACGAGACCTACACCAATGGCGTCCAGCTCAGCTGGACCATGGGAGGCCTCCACTTCTCCCAGAACAACAAGGTCTTCAGCAGGATCACCAGCCGTGAAGAATTCCTCCGGAACGTCAACTCTATCACCTACTTTGGCAAGGGCTCGTACATCGACTGCGCCCTCAACAACATGACTGAGGAGATCGCACGGCACCCGTTTCCGATGAAGACGGTGAACTTTGGGGTGGTCGTGACGGACGGCTATGAGACTGGCAACCACTGTGGTGGCATCAAGATGGCCGCTGAGCGGGCGAAGGACCATGGGACTCAGCTGTTCTCCGTCGCCGTGTCCGGTACTAAGGCGGAGGCGGGACTGCAACTGATCGCCAGCTCCCCCGTGGAACTGTTCCGTGACGACTACGTGGCCGTCGATCTTCCTCAGAGTGCGAACGTTAACATGCCAACGATTGAACGGATTATTAAAGCAATG aaACATCGTGCCTATCAGGAG TGTTTCAAACCCAAATGTGTAGAACATGATGGCCCTCCCGGTCCCAAAGGCTTCAGAGGAGCAAAA GGACAAAAGGGGGGTATCGGAGTGCCTGGGTCGAAAGGCGGTGACGGGCGGGCG GGGGATCCAGGGCTTGAGGGTCCGATTGGCCCTCCGGGTCCAAAG gGTGAAACAGGAGCGATAGGAGATAAA GGTGACATTGGAGACCAAGGGGGAAAG GGCACAGTGGGACTTCCTGGTCGCAATGGAACAGATGGTCAGAAG GGTAAGATCGGGCGGATCGGCGCCCCTGGTTGTAAAGGGGACCCAGGAGACAAG GGATCGGACGGGTATCCTGGAGACGGTGGTGACCCTGGACCCGGGGGAACTGTAGGAGCGAAG gGGGATTCTGGACGGCAAGGCAGATTAGGCCCACCTGGGCCACCAGGAGATGTTGGACCTAAA GGGGAAGGAGGGGTGCCAGGAACACAAGGGTTTCCAGGAACGAAAGGGTCACGG GGAGGACCAGGGGGAGGCGGGCCTGTAGGAGAGAAg GGAAAAAGAGGCATTACTGGAGCCAAAGGCACAGAAGGGCGTGTTGGACCCAAAGGAGATAAG GGGGAGGCAGGCCCAGAGGGTACGAGGGGATCTACTGGACCGGTCGGAAGTAAGGGAGCCAAG GGACATCCTGGTTTGGGAGGTCCTAGAGGACAACCAGGGGAAACAGGAACTCCTGGCATCCAG GGTTCTGCAGGGGATCCTGGAGACGAGGGCCCCAGGGGAACCGTTGGCCCCCCAGGACCAAGG GGTGACCGTGGAAGAGACGGGTTCAGCTATCCTGGCTCCAGAGGACCAACG GGCGACCAGggtgagaaggggaggaggggtcaacgagggagcagaggagactGTGGGGCCAAAGGAGATCCTGGGACCAAGGGCGGAAAGGGCGAAACG GGTAAACCAGGACTACTGGGACAATCCGGTCGCAGAGGACCTTCAGGAGAAACTGGTTCTCCT GGGGGGTCAGGCCCTGAAGgagaccctggactgaat GACTGTGATGTCATGAGCTACATCAGAGAGACATGTGGTTGTTGTG ACTGCGAGAAGCACTGCGGCGCTCTGgacattgtgtttgtgattgacaGCTCAGAGAGTGTCGGGCTCACAAACTTCACCCTGGAAAAACACTTTGTCATCAACACAATGAACAAGCTGGGCTCCATGGCAACCGACCCCAAATCACCTACAG GGACTCGAGTCGGAGTTGTGCAGTACAGCCACAACGGAACCTTCGAGGCTATCCATCTCAATGACCCAAACATCAACTCACTCTCAGCCCTCAAGAAGGCCATCAAGGAACTAAAGTGGATCGCCGGTGGAACCTGGACTCCGTCTGCCCTCAAATACGCCTACGACACCCTCATCCGTAACGGGAAACGTGAAGGGGCCAGGGTGACTGCGGTGGTGATCACAGACGGTCGCTACGACCCTAAAGACCAACCTGGCTTGCTCCGTTCCCTCTGTCAGGACCCCAGCGTAGACGTCATGGCCGTGGGAATCGGGGACATGTTCAACGTCCCAGGGCAGGACGAGACGCTGGTCAGCATCACGTGTGACCGGCCCCAGCGCGTGAGGAACATGACCCGCTACACTGACCTGGTGGCGGAGGAGTTCATCCAGGAGGTCGAGACAGTGCTCTGTCCTG ACCCCGTAATCGTTTGCCCAGATCTGCCATGCCAGAAAG aGATTGCTGTGGCGCCTTGTGCCGACCGGCCCGCGGATCTCGTCTTTCTGGTGGACGGCTCAGAGCGCCTCGGCCAGGATGACTTCGACCGCGTGCGCGCCTTCATCGAGAAAGTGGCGCGGCGCCTCCCGTTGGCCCAGGATGCCAGCGACACCATGCGCTCCCGTGTGGCCGTGATGCAGTACGGCCAAGCCAACCAGCACGAGATGACCTCCGGTTTCACGCACGACCTCTCCGTTCTCACCAAGCGTCTGGAGGGCATGCGTTACCTGGACGCCTCCTCCGACGTCACCTCCGCCATCACGCACGCCGTCAGCAACGTTCTCTTCTCCGAGCGTGTGCGGCAGACCAGGAGGGAGGCCGAGGTCAACTTCGTCTTCGTTACGGACGGCGTCACGACTACAGAGGGGCTAAAGGAGGTTCTCGGAGTCATGCGGAAAGAGCAGGTGGTACCCATGGTCGTCGCCATGGGAAACGAGGTGGACAAGGACGTTGTCATGGAGTTGGCATTCAGGGATCACAATGCAGTGTTCCAGGGGccagactacacacacctgtccaagCAGAACTTTTTTGACCGGTTCTTCCGGTGGGTGTGTTAA